The DNA window TCCCTTGATAATGATGCTGCTTTTCCTTCCCATGGTGTATGTgtgttacatatatatattacatcatGGGGACCAattgtccccataatgtgataaaaatctgttattttgacattgtggggaccattttttggtGAGTGGAGAATGAAAGGAGAGtcacagatgtgtgtgtgtgtctgtgtgtgtacccATGATGCTCTGAAATACCCAGCAACAATGTCTGTGGTTAGGACCACGGTGAGACGTCACAAGGTCCATTGGCTGCCAGGTTCTCCCAGAATCCCGCAGAGCTTCGCCAGTTCCTGGGCGGTTTCCCCAATCTACTCTCTTTATAGGGTTGTGTTTATGTGGGGTTGCACAGTGCAGTGCTGAGGCCTCTCCGACACACACAGCCTTCTCTGGAACCTCCTTCTCTTTTTACTCTGTCCTCCTGGGCCTGTCCCCTTAACCATCTCCCTCAGTTGCGTTTCCCTTCGTTTTGGAGCCTGAGAACAGCATGTCTTCCTTCTGAAATGTCCTCAGATCCGCTCTGACCCTTTCCTCCAGACGGTAAGGAAACGGGTTGCCGTCATTCCTTCCCCCTCTCTtctgtctctcttcctctccatcCCTTTAGGCACATCCTGGCCTTGTCATGCTTATGTCACAGTCGTTTGTCCCTGCTGTTTAGCTCTCATGGAATCCCCCCCAGTCATCTGTTTCCCAGAAATCCTGGGTGCCACCTTTCCTAAACCTCTTAGTCAGCAGCGATTGTTCATTGTCACTCAAACAAGTCATGGAAATAGTAGTCCGCAGTGATATGGCTTCCTTTTCCAGAGGGGACAATGTTCCCCTTTATAATTGTCTGGTAGCAGTTTTCATGCCCCGGAGGAGCAGGAAGGTTCCTCCATTGCACATCTTCAATATGGCAGGCTCAAGAAGCTGTTTCAGGACAGTTAGGCCCAGTCAGACCAGTCAACGCTGGAACAGCACCCACAGACAAACACAACCTGTCCTAGTTGTTCCAGTACTATGAAAAGACCTAACTGGTTATACCACCATTTTACCTTCTGTGTTTCAGAGCGGGAAGAAGTCAGTCAAAGCTGTGTTGTGGGTGTCTGCAGATGGTCTTAGAGTCGTAGATGACAAAACCAAGGTAAAGCTTcaatgtgcatttgtgtgtgtgtgtgtgtgtgtgtgtgtatgcacggTGTATTGCTGATATATGACAGTGCAGTGCTGTTTTGACGCACTGTGAATGcctctgctgtcctgcccgctcATTCCCATCGCTGCAGGGCCAGTGGGCCACCCACAgcctggaaccccccccccccccgcagtgcTGCTTTCTCAGCAGGCGGGTGGGAGTCATGCTCTGCCTGACTCTGAAAGCCACCCCCCATCGCAAGACCAATTCCCGGACTCCCCCCTTTTAGAGAGCAAAACGGGAAGGGAAAGATGCAGAGGTGTCTCCAcggggatgcccccccccccccccaccagctttACTGCCTTGTGCCCACAACTTATCCACACTTCCCTCGTCCCCCTTTATTGCCCCTCATGCCTGACTCATGTTTCTCAATCTGATCTCGGAACCCCTCTTCTCGCCGATTTcccacagcacacacacacaccagatgTCCCTacaagctaaaaagtaacaggtttttatcacatttggtccccacaatgtggtaaatacaaacacacacacacacacacaccagccttGTCAGACAGGACCATCCTTTCACCTCCGGACCGGCCCCCTCTTCGACTAATTGGCTTACGATGAATGGGCCATTCTTCCCCTCTTCCTTTTTCACgaagggagggaggaaggaaaCACAAGGGCAAGTACGTGCCCCCGACCCGCtcttcaccaccaccaccccccctatTGCGGCCCGTGGTGTAGAATCGGACCCAGTGCCTCGGGTTTAAATGCCCCTTTAGTCAATGCCCTGGAATGAGCCTGGTGTTCAAAGGGACAAGTCTGGGAAATGTTTACCAATAATTCTTTTTCTGTCTCTGGGAGAAGTTTTGCAAAGGCAGTAAAACCGACGAATCGGCACTCAGGCTTGAGCTGGCGCATCATCCGTGCCTGAAAATGCCACATTTGCAaggagggattttttttttgttttgcacaaAAGCCATGAAGTTTGTGGTTTGTGGTGTCACAGCGGGTAGCTCTGGCTTTCTACTGCGTTTGAGGGTTTGATTTCTGCCCCCAGGTTCTATATTTGTTCAGCttgcgtgttctccctgtgttctgTCTGCAGTCCAAAAATGTGGTTAGTTGAGTCTAGGGTGTCTCGCAAATGTGTGACTGGGtgtgtgacctgtgatggactagcatcctatCCAGAGCGTTCCACTGCCCCTCTTGAGGTGGCCTCTAGGCTCACTGTGCCCAGGCTCCTGATACATAGTGGAGTACCTAATCCCTGCTCGCCAAACGTTCCATGGCAGGACCTCATTGTGGACCAGACCATCGAGAAGGTGTCCTTCTGCGCGCCTGACCGAAACTACGACAAGGCTTTCTCCTACATCTGCCGGGATGGAACCACACGGCGATGGATCTGCCACTGCTTCATGGCGCTGAAGGACTCGGTGGGTGGGGCTGCCGTTAAGGAACCTTGATCAGGTTCTGTGCTTAACTGGTATGACTGGTAATGAGTCCCTGCAAAACACAAAGCGTGTCAGCGTTCTTAAATTGCCATAGGCTCAGTAGGTAGCACTATTGTTCCATGttcttgcatgttcttcccatgtcatgtgggtttccttGTCTAGTCTGAAAACGTGATTAGGCTAAATGGCATCCataaatgtgtatgtgtgtgtgtgccccctgtgatggactggtgtcctgtccagggtgtgctGAAGCTGAaaccttgtgccctatgctgcccctgggataggctccagcacgccccccaccccccctcaccagAACTGCTCAGAAGACTGCCGGATTGATATTGACATAGTAATATAAAACAGTTGTCTTCATAGAATTAGAATTAGCTCCATTTATATGTAAATTATGGTCGCATTGCCAGTATTACATCATGCTGTGAGTATACTGAAGGTGAAAATGAGAAACTTCAGCTCAAAATATACTCGACCACTCACCGTGTGATGCAAATGTCTgtgtccaccagggggagcGCCTGAGTCACGCTGTGGGctgtgccttcgccgcctgccTGGAGCGCAAGCAGCGGAGGGAGAAGGAGTGCGGGGTCACAGCCTCCTTTGATGCCAGCCGCACCTCCTTCGTGCGGGAAGGATCCTTCCGCGTCACACCATCCAATCAGCAGGTCGACCGGGACGTACAGGACAAGAAGAAAGGTACCGTGGCCCCGCCCCTTATAACAAGGACTGTCAGATTACCAAACTTTGATTGCTAAGCTAATAAATTTGCCGCCTTGCACAGTTTATGGGTTCGATATTGGCTTAGGGTTACTGGCCCCCTCCCTTGTGACATTCTGTCATCCCCTGCACATTCCTTACACCTCCAGCAGAGCCATCTTGTCACCCTGGCGTGCCTGCCGTCCCCCCGGGCACAGCATCACCCCCAGAGGGTGCAGCATCACCAGTCGATCGCACCGAGCCATGTGGCCCCCACGCCATCCCCCGCCGCCACGCCCCCATCGAGCAGCTGGTGCGCCAGGGCTCCTTCCGGGGCTTTCCAGCCCTTAGCCAGAAGAACTCTCCCTTCAAGCGCCAGCTCTCCCTCCGCCTGAACGACCTGCCCTCCACCCTACAGCGCAAGACCGACTTCCAATCCAAGAACCCAGGTCCGTCATGATCTCGGGCCTCACCAACACCATCGTCCGCCCTTTACCCAGCTAGCAAGTTCAGAAAGGGGAAGGAGCCCTTTAAGTCTCCTCGTAATCTCCCCCTTTCCTGCCCGGgtagggggaggggtgtgtttTAAACGCGTAATAATTACAGCAATTAACGGCGCAGGGCTCCCTGCTAGCGTACGTGATAATTTGATAGCTGTGGCAGTTATTACCATAACTGAGTCGCACAGCTGTTATGTTAACCATCGTATTCCTGCATAAAACGTCAAGCAGCTTCTAATACACCGATCCGCAACTAGTCGGCGGCGTGTGTGAATTCGCTGCATTAGTCGTACGTGTAGTGCTGCTCTGACAGGGGCCGGAAAGGTgtccttgggggggggaggggtgcaggaTATGGCACTCCACAGTATGGCAGCTGTCCACCTGGTTCATCCACTCTCATGGTATTCTTGCCCTGAACCCCTTCGTTCCTATAGTTGTTTTGATCCCCACCCCCCTCAGATACCTGGGGGGGGTTGGTCTCTCACTGAAGGCCACACAGAGATTCCTAATGGATACCAATTAAAGGCAGCTCACAGCGCTGATGGTGGGGGCATGAGTGAAGGGGGGTGGAATCTCTTCCTCTGCCTTTGAAGGCGCTGATATGGGAATTAGGAGCTGCCTGCTATTTTCTCAGCTGTGCAAAATGGCTTGGAGAGGAACGGGGGATttctagttttttttcttttcttttatggAGTGCTTAAGCAGCCTAATAAATTGCTGATTAAGGAAATGGGCTCCTCGGTTCCCCTCGGGTGCCTCCCCCCGCTCAGCCTGTGTTTCCGCCCGCAGTGCCGGAGATGGACCCATCACTGGGGGCCGAGGCAGACAGCATCAACGCCCTGTGCAGCCAGATCAACACCTCCTTCGCCAAGCCCTCCGACGAGCTCTTCGCCGCTAACGGCACCCCGGCGTGCCCAGCGCCCCCTGCCATCCCACCGCCTCCCCTGCCCCTGCAGGGTGAGTCTGTTAGAACAAGAACAGGAGTGTcgtctgctttgtgtgtgtgtgtgtgtgtgtgtgtgtgtgtgcaggagcCCGTGGGGCAAAGTCATGTGTTGAGTCGACTCATTCACTGCAAATTTATAATGATAAAAAACAGCCTCCTATTTGTCTCTGTGCCCTGACCCAATGGACCACATGACCCAAAGTTGTGGTCCCATTTGTAGACCCAGTGTCTGTCTTTTTCTGCCTGTTTCCCCTCATTTGTGATAATTTCCCCCCAAACAAAATCTCTGTTCACTCTTCCTGCCACGGCGTCTCGTGGCTCTGCCCTCCGTCCTACCCGTCTCACGTCATGTTTCTCTCCTTCTCGCTCCCCTCTTCCCCGGGCTCCCCGGCAGCTGGAAGCTCGTGGGTGCAGCCAGAGCAGGTGCTGCAGTCTCCGCCCGCCGTCACCAGTGGCCACAGGCGGACGCCGTCTGAGGCAGAGCGCtggctggaggaggtggccaAGGCAGTGAAGGCCCAACCGCAGCAGCAGCCAGCGGTCCCACCCCAGCCGGCTCCGCCCATGTCAGCCATGCCCTGCCCCCCTGGCTCGCTGCCCACTTCCATGCAGCCATTCCCCATGGCGTTCGACGCCACCCCCGCGCCCGTCAGCATGTTCGCCCAGCCTCCCCTGCAGCCCACCTTCATACCCATGCAGGCCTACATGCCTGCCCTGGCCAACAGCATGACGTACCCCAATGCCAGCGTGCCCGTGGTCGGCATCACGCCTTCACAGATGGTGGCCAATGTCTTCTGCACGGCCACCAGCACGGGGCCCTCTGGTTCTGCAGGTAGCAGCGGAGGAGCCAAATCCGGCCCCATGGCCTCTGGGCACCATGCTTTCCCGGTCCCCactggcagcttccccatgccACCTTTCGCCAATCCGGCCGCCATCAACGGCATCTCGCCCAACCCAATCCCAGCCACCGCTGCCTCCACAGCCTCCGTCAAGCAGAACGGCAGCGGCCATGGCCCCGCGTGGCCCTCCGAGGCAGCCCAGCAGCCCGCCCCCAGCAGCGACTCTCAGGAAGCTGAGCGCTTCGAGGCCCAGTGGGCGGCTCTGGAGTCCAAGACGCAGCCCACGGCTCCCAATCCCTTCTCCAACGACCTGCAAAAGACATTCGAGATTGAGCTTTAACTGCCCCCCGCCTGCTCCTGTCTGCATAAACTGTGACGCAGACCCAGACAAAACTGACCCCCCCTCTCCTTTGTCTTCGTTGCTTTCCTTCTTTTCACATCAACAAGGGGGGtgccctgtcccccccccaacccccgacCAGCTTTGTAGACGCTGCCACACAGACCCCTGGCTCTTGGACTTGGACGGCAGCTTcagggggggggtgtcctctCCACCCCCTGCTTCTTCTCTAGGGGCTTTAGACTCTGCTGCCCTAGAGCCTGCAGTGGACATTGGGAAAACTGGACAAAGACAGCTGAGATACAACTGGGGAAGGAAGACAGAGCCGATGACTATTTTATGTGAGGTATCGGTTGACTAgcaaatgacatcatccagaGCAGGGGCATTTATAGAGAGGACTGATGTGTCATTTTTGACCAACAAAACGAGGAAGTATTTGATGGCCAAAACATtttaagttattattatttttatcagtTACCTTATAAATCTGATTTTAATCaccaaaatattttaacttattttttccctgtgtgaataataatattgttcATATGTTTTTAAAGCTGGAGGGAACTCACCAAATGAAAAAATGCATAATTACTGCCTCATTTGACATCTTGAGTGTGTACCTCATGTgagagtgtaaatagctttttATTGCCCACCTATTTATTGCCCTGTGTGTGACAGTCAATTGCTATTCAACCTGAATGGCTTGCTTCTATACCACTAGGGACagatcccccctccccacacagcTTTACCAGTAGAAACCCC is part of the Paramormyrops kingsleyae isolate MSU_618 chromosome 17, PKINGS_0.4, whole genome shotgun sequence genome and encodes:
- the numbl gene encoding numb-like protein isoform X2; its protein translation is MSSISEMVEAVELSDQDLEMNKLRQSLRRKKPTYVPEASRPHQWQADEEAVRKGKCNFPVRYLGLVEVEESRGMHVCEEAVKKLKVSGKKSVKAVLWVSADGLRVVDDKTKDLIVDQTIEKVSFCAPDRNYDKAFSYICRDGTTRRWICHCFMALKDSGERLSHAVGCAFAACLERKQRREKECGVTASFDASRTSFVREGSFRVTPSNQQVDRDVQDKKKEPSCHPGVPAVPPGTASPPEGAASPVDRTEPCGPHAIPRRHAPIEQLVRQGSFRGFPALSQKNSPFKRQLSLRLNDLPSTLQRKTDFQSKNPVPEMDPSLGAEADSINALCSQINTSFAKPSDELFAANGTPACPAPPAIPPPPLPLQAGSSWVQPEQVLQSPPAVTSGHRRTPSEAERWLEEVAKAVKAQPQQQPAVPPQPAPPMSAMPCPPGSLPTSMQPFPMAFDATPAPVSMFAQPPLQPTFIPMQAYMPALANSMTYPNASVPVVGITPSQMVANVFCTATSTGPSGSAGSSGGAKSGPMASGHHAFPVPTGSFPMPPFANPAAINGISPNPIPATAASTASVKQNGSGHGPAWPSEAAQQPAPSSDSQEAERFEAQWAALESKTQPTAPNPFSNDLQKTFEIEL
- the numbl gene encoding numb-like protein isoform X1; this encodes MSSISEMVEAVELSDQDLEMNKLRQSLRRKKPTYVPEASRPHQWQADEEAVRKGKCNFPVRYLGLVEVEESRGMHVCEEAVKKLKVSGKKSVKAVLWVSADGLRVVDDKTKDLIVDQTIEKVSFCAPDRNYDKAFSYICRDGTTRRWICHCFMALKDSGERLSHAVGCAFAACLERKQRREKECGVTASFDASRTSFVREGSFRVTPSNQQVDRDVQDKKKAEPSCHPGVPAVPPGTASPPEGAASPVDRTEPCGPHAIPRRHAPIEQLVRQGSFRGFPALSQKNSPFKRQLSLRLNDLPSTLQRKTDFQSKNPVPEMDPSLGAEADSINALCSQINTSFAKPSDELFAANGTPACPAPPAIPPPPLPLQAGSSWVQPEQVLQSPPAVTSGHRRTPSEAERWLEEVAKAVKAQPQQQPAVPPQPAPPMSAMPCPPGSLPTSMQPFPMAFDATPAPVSMFAQPPLQPTFIPMQAYMPALANSMTYPNASVPVVGITPSQMVANVFCTATSTGPSGSAGSSGGAKSGPMASGHHAFPVPTGSFPMPPFANPAAINGISPNPIPATAASTASVKQNGSGHGPAWPSEAAQQPAPSSDSQEAERFEAQWAALESKTQPTAPNPFSNDLQKTFEIEL
- the numbl gene encoding numb-like protein isoform X4, which translates into the protein MNKLRQSLRRKKPTYVPEASRPHQWQADEEAVRKGKCNFPVRYLGLVEVEESRGMHVCEEAVKKLKVSGKKSVKAVLWVSADGLRVVDDKTKDLIVDQTIEKVSFCAPDRNYDKAFSYICRDGTTRRWICHCFMALKDSGERLSHAVGCAFAACLERKQRREKECGVTASFDASRTSFVREGSFRVTPSNQQVDRDVQDKKKAEPSCHPGVPAVPPGTASPPEGAASPVDRTEPCGPHAIPRRHAPIEQLVRQGSFRGFPALSQKNSPFKRQLSLRLNDLPSTLQRKTDFQSKNPVPEMDPSLGAEADSINALCSQINTSFAKPSDELFAANGTPACPAPPAIPPPPLPLQAGSSWVQPEQVLQSPPAVTSGHRRTPSEAERWLEEVAKAVKAQPQQQPAVPPQPAPPMSAMPCPPGSLPTSMQPFPMAFDATPAPVSMFAQPPLQPTFIPMQAYMPALANSMTYPNASVPVVGITPSQMVANVFCTATSTGPSGSAGSSGGAKSGPMASGHHAFPVPTGSFPMPPFANPAAINGISPNPIPATAASTASVKQNGSGHGPAWPSEAAQQPAPSSDSQEAERFEAQWAALESKTQPTAPNPFSNDLQKTFEIEL
- the numbl gene encoding numb-like protein isoform X3 produces the protein MRKPGLKRDQDLEMNKLRQSLRRKKPTYVPEASRPHQWQADEEAVRKGKCNFPVRYLGLVEVEESRGMHVCEEAVKKLKVSGKKSVKAVLWVSADGLRVVDDKTKDLIVDQTIEKVSFCAPDRNYDKAFSYICRDGTTRRWICHCFMALKDSGERLSHAVGCAFAACLERKQRREKECGVTASFDASRTSFVREGSFRVTPSNQQVDRDVQDKKKAEPSCHPGVPAVPPGTASPPEGAASPVDRTEPCGPHAIPRRHAPIEQLVRQGSFRGFPALSQKNSPFKRQLSLRLNDLPSTLQRKTDFQSKNPVPEMDPSLGAEADSINALCSQINTSFAKPSDELFAANGTPACPAPPAIPPPPLPLQAGSSWVQPEQVLQSPPAVTSGHRRTPSEAERWLEEVAKAVKAQPQQQPAVPPQPAPPMSAMPCPPGSLPTSMQPFPMAFDATPAPVSMFAQPPLQPTFIPMQAYMPALANSMTYPNASVPVVGITPSQMVANVFCTATSTGPSGSAGSSGGAKSGPMASGHHAFPVPTGSFPMPPFANPAAINGISPNPIPATAASTASVKQNGSGHGPAWPSEAAQQPAPSSDSQEAERFEAQWAALESKTQPTAPNPFSNDLQKTFEIEL